The following proteins come from a genomic window of Lachnoclostridium phytofermentans ISDg:
- a CDS encoding diaminopimelate decarboxylase: MKKPFVTLEKVNEIVNTHSTPFYIYDEKGIRENARKLKEAFSWNKGFKEYFAVKATPNPFILQILKEEGCGSDCSSETELMISEAVGITGSEIMFSSNNTPEGEFTKAKELGAIINLDDYTHIDFLKEECGIPETICCRYNPGGVYEVSNGIMDNPGDAKYGFTKQQLIDGYKKLMELGAKNFGIHSFLVSNTVTNDYYPALARTLFELAVELKNETNANITFINLSGGIGIPYLPEEKGNDIMVIGEGVRKAYEEILVPNGLGDVAIFTELGRYMLAPYAHLVTKAIHEKHIYKEYLGVDACAVNLMRPAMYGAYHHITVLGKEETPLDTMYDVVGSLCENNDKFAIDRMLPKVDMGDYLVIHDTGAHGFAMGYNYNGKLKSAELLLKEDDSVQLIRRAETPEDYFATFDFCDILKQK; the protein is encoded by the coding sequence TCAGAGAGAATGCTAGAAAATTAAAAGAAGCATTTTCATGGAATAAAGGGTTTAAAGAGTATTTTGCAGTTAAGGCAACACCAAACCCATTTATATTACAGATTTTAAAGGAAGAAGGTTGTGGTAGCGACTGTTCTTCTGAGACAGAGCTTATGATATCGGAAGCTGTTGGAATTACTGGAAGTGAAATAATGTTTTCCTCCAATAATACACCGGAAGGTGAATTTACAAAGGCTAAAGAGTTAGGTGCTATTATCAATTTAGATGATTATACCCATATTGACTTCTTAAAGGAAGAGTGTGGAATACCTGAAACCATTTGTTGTCGATATAATCCAGGTGGTGTATATGAAGTAAGCAATGGTATTATGGATAATCCAGGAGATGCAAAGTATGGTTTTACAAAGCAACAGCTCATTGACGGATATAAGAAATTAATGGAGTTAGGTGCGAAAAACTTTGGTATCCACTCCTTCTTAGTAAGTAATACTGTTACCAATGATTATTACCCGGCCTTAGCAAGAACATTATTTGAACTTGCAGTGGAGTTGAAAAATGAAACCAATGCAAATATTACATTTATAAACCTATCCGGTGGAATAGGAATACCTTATTTACCAGAGGAAAAGGGAAATGACATCATGGTAATTGGCGAGGGTGTTCGTAAGGCTTATGAAGAAATCTTGGTACCAAATGGTCTTGGTGATGTTGCTATTTTTACAGAACTAGGACGATATATGCTAGCTCCATATGCTCACCTTGTAACAAAAGCAATCCATGAGAAGCATATCTATAAAGAGTACCTAGGTGTAGATGCGTGTGCAGTTAACTTAATGAGACCAGCGATGTACGGAGCTTATCACCATATTACGGTGCTTGGTAAAGAGGAGACTCCACTTGACACCATGTATGATGTGGTAGGTTCCCTATGTGAGAATAACGATAAGTTTGCTATTGATCGTATGTTACCTAAGGTTGACATGGGGGATTATCTTGTAATTCATGATACTGGTGCTCATGGTTTTGCTATGGGTTATAATTATAATGGTAAATTAAAATCTGCGGAACTCTTATTAAAGGAGGATGATTCGGTACAATTAATCCGAAGAGCAGAAACTCCAGAGGATTATTTCGCAACTTTTGATTTTTGCGATATCTTGAAACAAAAATAA